One Manihot esculenta cultivar AM560-2 chromosome 6, M.esculenta_v8, whole genome shotgun sequence DNA segment encodes these proteins:
- the LOC110616616 gene encoding nuclear transcription factor Y subunit C-1 isoform X1, translating to MDANSQQAQSGSYPPQPPTSGAPAPPAPTPFHHLLQQQQQQLQMFWSYQRQEIEQVNDFKNHQLPLARIKKIMKADEDVRMISAEAPILFAKACELFILELTIRSWLHAEENKRRTLQKNDIAAAITRTDIFDFLVDIVPRDEIKDEAGLGGMVGATASGVPYYYPPMGHPAGAGPGGMMIGRPAVDPTGVYVQPPSQAWQSVWQTAAADDVSYGSGGSSGQGNLDGQGKWMLWLFTVGKRKILKRLKY from the coding sequence ATGGATGCCAACAGCCAGCAAGCCCAATCCGGCTCTTACCCGCCACAGCCTCCCACCAGTGGCGCCCCTGCTCCGCCTGCTCCAACCCCTTTCCACCATCTCctccagcagcagcagcagcaactcCAAATGTTCTGGTCCTACCAGCGCCAGGAGATCGAGCAGGTGAATGATTTCAAAAACCACCAGCTTCCTCTTGCCCGCATCAAGAAGATCATGAAGGCTGATGAAGATGTTCGCATGATCTCCGCTGAGGCTCCCATTCTGTTTGCTAAGGCGTGTGAGCTCTTCATTTTGGAGCTTACTATACGGTCTTGGCTTCACGCTGAAGAGAACAAGCGAAGGACGCTTCAGAAAAACGACATCGCTGCGGCCATTACCAGGACCgatatttttgattttttggTGGATATTGTGCCCAGAGATGAGATCAAAGATGAGGCTGGCCTGGGAGGGATGGTTGGGGCCACTGCTAGCGGAGTGCCTTATTATTATCCGCCGATGGGCCATCCGGCCGGTGCCGGTCCTGGAGGAATGATGATTGGGAGGCCTGCCGTCGATCCTACTGGAGTCTATGTCCAGCCACCTTCACAGGCGTGGCAGTCTGTGTGGCAGACGGCTGCGGCGGATGATGTTTCGTATGGAAGCGGAGGAAGCAGTGGGCAGGGAAACCTCGATGGACAAGG
- the LOC110616616 gene encoding nuclear transcription factor Y subunit C-1 isoform X2 — protein sequence MDANSQQAQSGSYPPQPPTSGAPAPPAPTPFHHLLQQQQQQLQMFWSYQRQEIEQVNDFKNHQLPLARIKKIMKADEDVRMISAEAPILFAKACELFILELTIRSWLHAEENKRRTLQKNDIAAAITRTDIFDFLVDIVPRDEIKDEAGLGGMVGATASGVPYYYPPMGHPAGAGPGGMMIGRPAVDPTGVYVQPPSQAWQSVWQTAAADDVSYGSGGSSGQGNLDGQG from the coding sequence ATGGATGCCAACAGCCAGCAAGCCCAATCCGGCTCTTACCCGCCACAGCCTCCCACCAGTGGCGCCCCTGCTCCGCCTGCTCCAACCCCTTTCCACCATCTCctccagcagcagcagcagcaactcCAAATGTTCTGGTCCTACCAGCGCCAGGAGATCGAGCAGGTGAATGATTTCAAAAACCACCAGCTTCCTCTTGCCCGCATCAAGAAGATCATGAAGGCTGATGAAGATGTTCGCATGATCTCCGCTGAGGCTCCCATTCTGTTTGCTAAGGCGTGTGAGCTCTTCATTTTGGAGCTTACTATACGGTCTTGGCTTCACGCTGAAGAGAACAAGCGAAGGACGCTTCAGAAAAACGACATCGCTGCGGCCATTACCAGGACCgatatttttgattttttggTGGATATTGTGCCCAGAGATGAGATCAAAGATGAGGCTGGCCTGGGAGGGATGGTTGGGGCCACTGCTAGCGGAGTGCCTTATTATTATCCGCCGATGGGCCATCCGGCCGGTGCCGGTCCTGGAGGAATGATGATTGGGAGGCCTGCCGTCGATCCTACTGGAGTCTATGTCCAGCCACCTTCACAGGCGTGGCAGTCTGTGTGGCAGACGGCTGCGGCGGATGATGTTTCGTATGGAAGCGGAGGAAGCAGTGGGCAGGGAAACCTCGATGGACAAGG
- the LOC110616618 gene encoding uncharacterized protein LOC110616618, protein MESNKEDAFRAKQIAEKKFIERDISGAKRFAMKAHNLCPGLDGLSQFLATLNVYISAERRMHGETDWYRVLGVDPLADDDTIRKHYRKLALILHPDKNKSVGAEGAFKILSEAWSLLSDKTKRNAYDQKRTLCNRFQKVPDLNSPMPAGQNSFRNFFCDNKSNTIQKSAYPKPVPPPQFSNPNTFVTICKFCKLGFEYHISFAQSTVVCYNCNSPFVAVEIPRSPMNGNDPPSTWTPYMQGLNDAQRSRPEDLYASGMRPVSTPNLGPVTQSGIFGKVGSFAGVPSAARENNIRRESLLKQTGSYKVAGASLAAGSSNASVISTSKGDGLKKRRRIGEHRVKRTANQITNRNGGVGSQKGCFEMGWRNISRSNNSTRELSQLELRNMLMEKAKMDIRMKLKGCSIPTAVSMTSGKEMEKEEKAKQKASLTSMNTEGNKCPEFVDTKTRVQAELSMANFDDYPDTKGTHPLSMAVPDPDFHNFDKDRTEKSFGDNQVWAAYDDDDGMPRYYAIIHRVISRRPLRMQISWLNSKSNRELAPLNWIGAGFYKTSGVFWIGKHEVNKSLNSFSHKVKWAKGKRGTIQIYPRKGDVWALYRNWSPDWNELTPDEVIHKYDMVEVLEDYEEERGVTVAPLMKVYGFKTVFCRHSDSSKTKTIPREDLFRLSHQVPSYPLTGQEGLNVPSGCLELDPASMPSELLNMLPEVQEEEMGENAERTRDPLGDMKTSKEQLVEDGEMKEKDAKKDVAEVRMDKGKELKVEKLIVYKRKRQRN, encoded by the coding sequence ATGGAGAGCAATAAGGAAGACGCCTTCAGAGCTAAGCAGATTGCAGAGAAGAAGTTCATTGAGAGGGACATTTCTGGGGCCAAAAGATTTGCAATGAAGGCCCATAACTTGTGTCCTGGACTTGATGGTCTTTCTCAATTTTTAGCAACACTTAATGTGTACATCTCTGCTGAGAGAAGAATGCATGGGGAAACAGATTGGTATAGGGTTCTTGGTGTAGATCCATTGGCTGACGATGACACAATCCGGAAACATTATAGGAAACTGGCTCTGATCCTTCATCCTGATAAGAACAAATCAGTTGGTGCTGAAGGGGCCTTTAAGATTCTATCTGAAGCCTGGAGTTTGTTATCTGATAAAACCAAGAGAAATGCTTATGACCAGAAGCGGACTTTATGCAATAGGTTTCAGAAAGTTCCAGATTTGAATTCTCCAATGCCAGCTGGTCAGAATAGTTTCCGTAATTTCTTCTGCGATAACAAGTCAAATACAATTCAGAAGAGTGCATACCCAAAGCCTGTTCCACCTCCCCAATTTTCCAATCCTAACACCTTTGTGACAATCTGCAAGTTTTGCAAATTAGGATTTGAGTACCACATATCTTTTGCCCAGAGCACCGTTGTCTGCTACAACTGCAATTCTCCTTTCGTTGCCGTTGAGATTCCACGCTCACCTATGAATGGCAATGATCCACCTAGCACATGGACTCCTTACATGCAAGGGTTGAATGATGCTCAGCGATCAAGACCTGAAGACTTATATGCTTCAGGAATGAGGCCGGTGTCTACGCCAAATTTAGGACCAGTAACTCAGTCAGGCATATTTGGTAAGGTGGGCAGTTTTGCAGGCGTGCCATCAGCAGCTCGAGAAAATAATATAAGACGGGAGTCCCTTCTTAAGCAAACTGGCAGTTACAAGGTAGCAGGCGCCAGTTTAGCTGCTGGATCTTCTAATGCTAGTGTCATTTCTACATCAAAAGGAGATGGACTGAAGAAGAGAAGACGCATTGGTGAACACAGGGTGAAACGTACAGCCAATCAAATTACAAACAGAAATGGAGGAGTTGGGAGTCAAAAGGGTTGTTTTGAAATGGGATGGCGAAACATTTCTAGAAGTAATAATAGTACGAGGGAGTTGTCACAGCTGGAGCTTCGAAACATGTTGATGGAGAAGGCTAAGATGGATATTCGCATGAAGCTAAAGGGCTGCAGCATTCCGACTGCTGTATCAATGACttcagggaaggagatggagAAGGAAGAGAAAGCAAAGCAAAAGGCTTCTTTAACTAGCATGAACACTGAGGGAAACAAATGCCCGGAGTTTGTGGATACGAAGACCAGAGTTCAAGCGGAGCTGTCCATGGCCAACTTTGATGATTATCCTGACACAAAGGGTACTCATCCATTGTCAATGGCTGTTCCAGATCcagattttcataattttgacaAGGATCGCACAGAAAAATCATTTGGAGATAACCAGGTTTGGGCTgcatatgatgatgatgatgggaTGCCTAGATATTATGCTATTATTCACAGGGTGATATCAAGGAGACCATTGAGAATGCAGATCAGTTGGCTGAATTCCAAAAGCAATCGTGAATTGGCTCCATTAAACTGGATCGGTGCCGGTTTTTACAAGACCAGTGGAGTCTTCTGGATAGGCAAGCATGAAGTTAACAAGTCTCTTAATTCTTTTTCGCACAAGGTTAAGTGGGCAAAGGGCAAAAGAGGGACGATTCAAATATATCCAAGGAAAGGCGACGTATGGGCTCTATATAGGAATTGGTCTCCTGATTGGAATGAGCTTACACCAGATGAAGTGATACATAAGTATGACATGGTGGAAGTGCTTGAAGATTACGAGGAGGAGAGAGGTGTGACTGTTGCTCctcttatgaaagtttatggttTCAAGACAGTGTTTTGCCGGCATTCTGACTCCAGTAAAACAAAGACAATTCCAAGAGAGGATCTGTTTCGGCTTTCTCACCAGGTTCCTTCTTATCCGCTTACAGGTCAAGAAGGTCTTAATGTTCCCAGCGGTTGTTTGGAACTTGATCCTGCATCTATGCCTTCGGAACTACTCAACATGTTACCAGAAGTTCAGGAGGAAGAAATGGGGGAGAATGCTGAAAGGACAAGGGATCCACTTGGGGATATGAAAACATCTAAGGAGCAGTTGGTGGAAGATGGTGAAATGAAGGAAAAAGATGCAAAAAAAGATGTAGCAGAAGTGAGGATGGATAAGGGGAAGGAACTCAAGGTAGAAAAGTTAATTGTGTACAAAAGGAAGCGACAGAGGAACTAG
- the LOC110616610 gene encoding non-specific phospholipase C6 — translation MRGFRTRLLSFSSIFLLFLTLSCVSTAQQQNPIKTIVVLVMENRSFDHMLGWMKKTVNPAINGVTGRECNPVSTKDPKQQSICFTDDAEFVDPDPGHSFEAVEQQVFGNGSIPTMTGFVEQALTMSPNLSETVMKGFRPESVPVYAALVKEFAVFDRWFCSIPGPTQPNRLFVYSATSHGSTSHVKKQLAQGYPQKTIFDSLHENGKNFGIYFQNIPTTLFYRNMRKLKYVFKFHQFDLKFKKDARDGKLPSLTVIEPRYFDLKGLPANDDHPSHDVANGQKLVKEVYEALRSSPQWNETLLVITYDEHGGFYDHVETPFVNVPSPDGNTGPAPYFFKFDRLGVRVPTIMVSPWIKKGTVISGPSSNSEFEHSSIPATIKKIFNLSSNFLTHRDAWAGTFEGVVGELTSPRTDCPVTLPDVAPLRSTEAKEDSSLSEFQGEIVQLAAVLNGDHFLSSFPDGMSKKMNVREAHQYVRGAVARFIRASKEAINLGADESAIVDMRSSLTTRSSVHN, via the exons ATGAGAGGATTCAGAACCAGACTACTTTCGTTTTCCTCTATTTTCTTGCTGTTTCTCACTCTGTCATGTGTTTCCACTGCACAACAGCAAAATCCCATCAAGACCATTGTGGTTTTGGTGATGGAAAACAGATCTTTCGATCACATGCTTGGGTGGATGAAGAAAACGGTAAATCCAGCAATCAATGGGGTGACGGGAAGGGAATGTAACCCTGTATCGACCAAGGACCCAAAGCAACAGTCTATTTGCTTCACAGATGATGCAGAGTTTGTGGATCCAGATCCTGGCCACTCCTTTGAAGCTGTGGAGCAACAGGTATTTGGCAATGGCTCAATTCCCACCATGACTGGCTTTGTTGAACAAGCGCTCACTATGTCTCCAAACCTCTCTGAAACTGTCATGAAAGGTTTTAGGCCTGAATCTGTGCCTGTTTATGCCGCTCTGGTAAAAGAATTTGCTGTATTTGATAGGTGGTTCTGTTCAATCCCTGGTCCAACGCAACCCAATAGGCTATTTGTATACTCTGCTACTTCTCACGGCTCAACCAGCCATGTTAAGAAGCAATTGGCTCAAGGGTACCCTCAAAAGACGATATTTGATTCACTTCATGAGAATGGTAAGAACTTTGGAATTTACTTCCAGAACATACCCACCACTCTGTTTTACAGGAATATGAGGAAACTGAAGTATGTGTTCAAGTTTCACCAATTTGATTTGAAGTTTAAGAAAGATGCTAGAGATGGAAAGTTACCTAGCTTAACTGTAATTGAACCAAGGTATTTTGATCTAAAGGGATTGCCTGCAAATGATGACCATCCATCTCATGATGTTGCCAATGGCCAAAAGCTTGTCAAGGAGGTTTATGAGGCACTAAGGTCCAGTCCTCAATGGAATGAGACCCTTTTGGTCATTACTTATGATGAGCATGGTGGATTCTATGATCATGTCGAGACTCCTTTTGTTAATGTCCCTAGCCCAGATGGGAACACTGGCCCTGCTCCCTATTTCTTCAAGTTTGATCGCCTTGGCGTTCGTGTGCCCACAATTATGGTGTCCCCTTGGATCAAGAAAGGCACTG TTATCAGTGGCCCTTCTTCAAACTCAGAGTTCGAGCACTCATCAATCCCTGCTACcataaagaaaattttcaacCTTTCCTCCAATTTCTTGACCCACAGGGACGCTTGGGCTGGTACATTTGAAGGAGTTGTTGGCGAGTTAACCTCTCCAAGGACTGACTGCCCAG TGACGTTGCCGGATGTGGCGCCTTTGAGAAGTACAGAAGCAAAGGAAGATAGTAGCTTATCTGAGTTTCAGGGCGAGATAGTTCAACTAGCGGCGGTTCTTAATGGCGACCACTTCTTGAGCAGCTTCCCTGATGGGATGAGCAAAAAGATGAATGTGCGAGAAGCTCACCAATACGTGAGGGGTGCTGTTGCCAGATTCATAAGGGCTAGCAAAGAAGCCATCAACTTAGGAGCAGATGAATCTGCAATTGTAGATATGAGGTCATCGCTCACTACCAGATCTTCAGTTCATAATTAA
- the LOC110616983 gene encoding CBS domain-containing protein CBSCBSPB1 — protein MANQGGSSRKSLSLPNSASMLARKKSFEIGGAPDSARKSFSRAGGLTGERTVKRLRLTKALTVPETTSIYDACRRMAARRVDALLLTDSNALLCGILTDKDIATRVIAAEMNLEETPVSKVMTRNPVFVLSDTLAAEALQKMVQGKFRHLPVVENGEVIALLDIAKCLYDAIARMERAAEKGKAIAAAVEGVEKNWGASFSGPNSVVETLRDRMFRPSLSTILPENSKVVTVSPTETVLAATKKMLEFRSSSAVVIVDHKPRGILTPKDILMRVIAQNLPPDSTVVEKVMTLNPECATIDTPIVDALHTMHNRKFLHLPVVDRNGNIVAVVDVIHITHAAVATVGSTAGANNEAASTMMQKFWDSAMALSPNEDDEDTRSEASLKLLSEGGETGRSLPYPSLGLPNTYGFKIEDKRGRMHRFTCDTRSLTNLITAILQRLGDDIDRYNLPQILYEDEDRDKVVLESDSDLVAAIDHAKLVGFKSLRLHLDYSGVRSRRLSSTSGDMYYAYPDAWAAAYSAVAAGAALVAGLGVLAYLRRSGQ, from the exons GGGACTAACTGGTGAGCGTACAGTAAAACGATTGCGTCTCACAAAGGCCCTGACAGTACCTGAAACCACAAGTATTTATGATGCTTGCCGTCGTATGGCCGCTCGAAGAGTTGATGCCTTGTTGCTAACAGATTCAAATGCTTTACTTTGTGGAATCCTTACAGACAAG gATATAGCAACAAGAGTTATTGCTGCTGAGATGAATCTTGAGGAGACACCTGTTTCCAAGGTTATGACAAGGAACCCAGTGTTTGTTCTTTCTGACACTCTTGCAGCAGAAGCCTTACAGAAGATGGTTCAAG GAAAATTCAGACATTTGCCTGTTGTGGAAAATGGTGAGGTCATTGCTTTGCTTGATATAGCAAagtgtttatatgatgctattgCTCGTATGGAAAGGGCAGCTGAGAAAGGAAAGGCTATTGCTGCAGCAGTTGAAGGCGTAGAAAAAAATTGGGGGGCATCTTTTTCTG GACCTAATTCAGTCGTTGAGACACTTCGAGATCGGATGTTTAGGCCGTCTTTATCTACAATACTTCCGGAGAATTCAAA GGTTGTAACAGTTTCACCAACTGAAACAGTTTTGGCAGCGACAAAGAAGATGCTTGAATTTCGGTCGAGCTCTGCGGTGGTGATTGTTGATCACAAACCTCGGGGAATTTTGAC TCCTAAGGATATCCTAATGCGGGTAATAGCACAAAATCTCCCCCCAGATTCCACTGTTGTGGAGAAG GTCATGACTCTGAACCCTGAATGTGCAACTATTGATACGCCAATTGTTGATGCCCTGCATACCATGCATAATAGGAAATTTTTGCACCTTCCAGTGGTAGATAGAA ATGGGAATATAGTTGCTGTGGTTGACGTGATTCATATTACTCATGCAGCAGTCGCTACA GTTGGAAGTACTGCTGGAGCAAATAATGAGGCAGCAAGCACAATGATGCAAAAGTTTTGGGATTCTGCAATGGCTTTAAGTCCCAACGAGGATGATGAGGATACAAGGAG TGAAGCTTCTCTGAAATTGCTTTCTGAAGGAGGAGAGACAGGAAGATCTCTGCCCTATCCTTCATTAGGATTGCCAAATACATATGGTTTCAAAATTGAAGACAAGAGAGGGCGAATGCACAGATTTACGTGCG ATACTCGGAGTTTGACAAATCTAATAACTGCAATACTACAGAGATTAGGAGATGACATTGATCGATACAATTTGCCTCAAATTTTG TATGAAGATGAAGACCGTGATAAAGTTGTTCTGGAGTCAGATAGCGACCTCGTAGCAGCCATTGATCATGCAAAATTAGTTGGGTTCAAG AGTCTAAGATTGCATTTAGACTATTCTGGAGTACGTAGCCGTCGGTTGAGTTCAACTTCGGGAGATATGTATTATGCTTATCCAGATGCATGGGCTGCAGCTTACAGTGCCGTTGCAGCAGGTGCGGCTCTGGTTGCTGGGTTAGGTGTACTAGCATACTTACGGAGATCTGGTCAATGA